Proteins found in one Exiguobacterium sp. 9-2 genomic segment:
- a CDS encoding ATP-grasp domain-containing protein, with protein sequence MKTAHLLMTSVGRRTKLVEYFVREMPDGHVSTADCNPLAPGLYMTERHHLVPRIDAPGYIDHLLELCQREGVTALLSLIDPELELLAAATERFEAIGVTVLVSPMDACQLCFDKYAMYTYCVTEGIAHARTYTTLDAFKNALAQGEVAFPVFVKPRNGSASLHVQVVSSLQVVEGLFAVHPNLLIQEYLRGQELGVDVYVDWLTHEVTDIFIKEKLVMRAGETDKSRSVKRDDVFELIEQVLAGTRLVGPLDFDLFDVDGTLYLSEINPRFGGGYLHAYECGVNFPKAIRNNLHGQRNPRRIGAYTEDIYLLKHDTVTLLPASLLEQIEKS encoded by the coding sequence ATGAAGACTGCCCATTTGTTGATGACAAGCGTCGGTCGCCGAACGAAACTGGTCGAGTACTTCGTTCGTGAGATGCCGGACGGTCACGTCAGTACTGCGGATTGTAATCCACTTGCACCGGGTCTTTATATGACGGAGCGTCATCATCTTGTCCCGCGCATCGACGCACCGGGGTATATCGATCATCTACTAGAGTTGTGTCAGCGGGAAGGCGTAACGGCGCTGTTGTCATTGATCGATCCCGAATTGGAGTTGCTCGCAGCGGCAACAGAACGATTTGAAGCGATCGGTGTCACGGTCCTTGTCTCACCGATGGATGCGTGCCAGTTATGCTTTGATAAATACGCTATGTATACGTATTGTGTCACGGAAGGGATTGCCCATGCACGAACATATACGACACTCGACGCATTTAAAAATGCGCTCGCGCAAGGGGAAGTCGCATTTCCAGTCTTCGTAAAACCACGTAACGGCAGTGCTAGTCTTCATGTCCAGGTTGTCTCCTCCCTTCAGGTCGTCGAAGGATTGTTCGCTGTCCATCCGAATTTATTGATTCAGGAATACTTAAGAGGACAAGAACTTGGCGTTGATGTGTATGTCGATTGGCTGACGCATGAAGTGACGGATATCTTCATTAAGGAGAAACTCGTCATGCGCGCAGGAGAAACGGATAAGAGTCGCTCCGTCAAACGCGACGACGTCTTTGAATTGATTGAGCAGGTATTAGCGGGAACTCGTCTCGTCGGTCCACTAGATTTTGATCTGTTCGATGTTGACGGAACGCTCTACTTATCGGAAATCAATCCACGATTTGGTGGGGGGTATCTTCATGCCTATGAATGTGGGGTCAATTTTCCGAAAGCGATCCGAAACAATCTCCACGGGCAACGCAATCCTCGACGAATCGGGGCGTATACGGAAGACATCTATTTGTTGAAGCACGATACGGTGACACTATTGCCGGCATCTCTACTTGAGCAGATCGAAAAATCATGA
- a CDS encoding VanZ family protein: protein MKKITWSGYVVFAVLLILFISSSMPYQAQSIKPGLSRYIPLGFVDHLRFISFSYHGEVSVAALGRSGFIEFFIRKAAHVSTFLVLGIGLIDLTRRRLTPGLAVLFAYSLAITIAVFDEFHQILTGDRTGLVQDVLLDGTGALIGIGCYLLVRRKKVQRQAGSLSFWHEKKRHHF, encoded by the coding sequence ATGAAAAAAATCACCTGGTCCGGCTATGTCGTCTTTGCCGTCCTATTGATCCTCTTCATCTCAAGTTCGATGCCTTATCAGGCACAATCGATCAAACCTGGTCTATCTCGCTATATCCCATTAGGATTCGTCGATCATCTGCGATTCATCTCCTTCTCGTATCATGGAGAAGTCAGTGTAGCGGCACTCGGACGCAGTGGATTCATTGAATTTTTCATTCGTAAAGCAGCGCACGTCTCGACGTTTCTCGTATTAGGTATCGGTTTGATTGATTTGACGCGTCGTCGTTTGACACCGGGTCTTGCCGTCTTGTTCGCTTACTCATTAGCAATCACCATCGCTGTGTTTGATGAGTTTCATCAAATTTTAACGGGTGACCGGACTGGTCTCGTCCAAGATGTGTTACTCGACGGAACCGGAGCATTGATCGGAATCGGATGCTATCTGCTCGTTCGTAGGAAAAAAGTACAGCGCCAAGCAGGAAGTCTTTCTTTCTGGCACGAAAAGAAAAGGCATCACTTTTAA
- a CDS encoding helix-turn-helix domain-containing protein translates to MNRALGKKIMQLRKQHKYTQKFLGERCGESATDISAYERGQRIPSAQVLERLALALDTTIIDLIDPKYVQHPSLSEFMQQALEPSQPLDLKLILEDLLVHLSLSKEIYFDGRLVSSPVRDEMATSIDQALKRGLSSIEA, encoded by the coding sequence ATGAATCGTGCACTAGGTAAAAAAATTATGCAATTGCGCAAACAACACAAGTATACTCAAAAATTTTTAGGTGAACGGTGTGGTGAATCAGCAACGGACATTTCCGCTTACGAACGTGGTCAGCGCATTCCCTCTGCTCAAGTTTTGGAACGATTGGCTCTTGCTTTAGACACGACGATCATTGATCTCATCGATCCGAAGTATGTACAGCATCCTTCATTGAGTGAATTCATGCAACAAGCGCTTGAACCATCGCAACCGCTTGATCTAAAGCTCATTCTTGAAGATTTACTGGTTCATCTCAGTCTATCGAAGGAAATCTATTTTGATGGTCGACTCGTCTCATCACCTGTCCGGGATGAGATGGCAACGTCCATTGATCAAGCATTAAAGCGGGGTCTTTCTTCTATCGAAGCGTAA
- a CDS encoding helix-turn-helix domain-containing protein, with amino-acid sequence MDQFMSPQIGLALRRLRKKHNLTQKDLANGICSQAEISKIESGTHSPTVELLYALSRRLQVPITAFLNNNNSHVDSLRLTDDRLLTAFQNQEYEIIYREAQEKVNSISFDEELRSLYSYYLHISAYRMNKIDYRTCIVELQLLAEKYSTIYFSPKMLVRLKSAIATLYYEKKNYLYGLKVYEELINLKFDSDELLVEKIRILYNTSKVLIDLRRPTDALKYINDGILQCLRFKDMSLLGQLYYQKAYALELMEEELSLIKDSYQKAYLLFDILQMNEYKQILSNGKSQFLEQ; translated from the coding sequence ATGGATCAATTCATGTCACCGCAAATCGGCTTAGCATTACGCCGACTGCGAAAGAAACATAATCTGACACAAAAAGATTTAGCAAACGGAATTTGCAGTCAAGCTGAGATCAGTAAGATCGAGAGTGGCACCCATTCGCCAACGGTCGAGTTGCTCTATGCGTTATCACGTCGATTGCAAGTACCGATAACTGCATTTCTTAATAACAATAATTCTCATGTTGACTCTCTACGTTTGACGGATGATCGGTTATTGACCGCTTTTCAAAATCAAGAGTATGAAATAATCTATCGAGAAGCTCAAGAAAAAGTAAACTCAATAAGTTTTGATGAAGAATTAAGATCACTTTACTCATACTATCTCCATATAAGTGCATATCGCATGAATAAAATAGATTACCGAACTTGTATAGTAGAATTGCAATTACTTGCAGAGAAATATTCAACCATCTATTTTTCACCTAAAATGTTGGTTCGATTAAAGTCAGCAATCGCTACTCTTTATTATGAAAAAAAGAACTATTTGTATGGTCTTAAAGTATACGAAGAATTAATCAACTTAAAATTTGATAGCGACGAACTTTTAGTAGAAAAGATACGAATTTTATATAACACTTCAAAAGTATTAATTGATTTAAGACGACCAACAGATGCTTTAAAATATATCAATGATGGTATACTGCAATGCTTACGATTTAAAGATATGTCTTTATTAGGTCAACTTTATTATCAAAAAGCTTATGCCTTAGAACTCATGGAAGAAGAATTAAGTTTGATAAAAGACTCTTATCAAAAAGCTTATCTTCTATTTGACATATTACAAATGAATGAGTATAAGCAAATTCTTTCAAATGGAAAAAGTCAATTCCTTGAACAGTAA
- a CDS encoding TIGR00730 family Rossman fold protein, with translation MNRLAVFCGSKDGAHPVFREAAGTLGQALAARDIGLVYGGSRVGTMGAVADATLAAQGQAIGVLPHFLQEKELAHPGLTELHLVHSMHERKAKMSELADGFIILPGGPGTMEEFFEVFTWTQLGLHEKPCGVLNIDGYYDSLITLFDTMERQGFLIPEHRAMLVVESDPDRLLERFATYEAPRVKTYMDRSQT, from the coding sequence ATGAATAGACTTGCAGTGTTTTGTGGTTCTAAAGATGGCGCGCATCCCGTCTTTCGCGAGGCAGCGGGCACACTTGGTCAAGCGCTCGCCGCACGCGACATCGGACTCGTATACGGCGGTTCCCGCGTTGGGACGATGGGGGCTGTCGCGGATGCTACGCTTGCGGCTCAAGGTCAAGCGATCGGTGTCTTACCCCACTTTCTACAAGAAAAGGAATTAGCACACCCCGGACTGACTGAATTGCATCTCGTCCACTCGATGCACGAGCGGAAAGCGAAGATGTCAGAGCTTGCCGATGGCTTCATTATTCTTCCTGGCGGACCCGGGACGATGGAAGAGTTTTTCGAAGTCTTTACGTGGACACAACTTGGTCTGCATGAAAAACCTTGTGGTGTACTCAACATTGACGGGTACTATGACTCCTTGATTACCCTGTTCGACACGATGGAACGTCAAGGATTCTTGATTCCCGAACACCGAGCGATGCTGGTCGTCGAGTCGGATCCGGATCGTCTCTTAGAACGCTTCGCCACATATGAAGCACCACGCGTCAAAACGTATATGGATCGCTCACAAACCTGA
- a CDS encoding ABC transporter ATP-binding protein, which translates to MSMIKLDHVTKRFDMVTTTKEKFKLLFKNQSKSVKTFTALRDISLEIGKGEVVGLVGINGSGKSTLSNLISGIIYANEGNVAINGEVAIIAVSQGLKNVLTGRENIRLKCLLLGMDDAEIERRMPGIIDFADIGDFIDQPIKKYSSGMKSRLGFAIAVNVDADILIVDEALSVGDQTFYNRCIDKMNEFKDEGKTIIFVSHSLSQIKSFCERVVWLEYGQVRLDGTTKDVLPEYKKFLAEYKKWSKEEQHQYRRDRLKEQAANARSGKENVDADVNVKHPGWILSGLGLLAIAAGSLMVIDETPSLTNLSDAIMKFF; encoded by the coding sequence ATGTCTATGATTAAACTCGACCATGTCACGAAACGCTTCGACATGGTCACGACTACGAAAGAAAAATTCAAGCTCTTGTTCAAAAATCAAAGCAAGAGCGTTAAAACATTTACAGCTTTACGCGATATCTCACTTGAGATCGGAAAAGGAGAAGTCGTCGGTCTCGTCGGAATCAACGGTTCGGGTAAATCGACGCTCTCGAACCTGATTTCAGGGATCATCTACGCGAACGAAGGAAACGTCGCGATCAACGGAGAAGTCGCGATCATCGCCGTATCCCAAGGATTGAAGAACGTGCTGACAGGACGCGAGAACATTCGCTTAAAATGTCTCCTGCTTGGGATGGACGATGCGGAAATCGAACGTCGGATGCCTGGAATCATCGATTTCGCGGATATCGGTGACTTCATTGATCAGCCAATCAAGAAATACTCGAGTGGGATGAAGTCACGACTTGGCTTCGCAATCGCTGTCAATGTCGATGCCGACATCTTGATCGTCGATGAAGCATTATCGGTCGGTGACCAAACCTTCTATAACCGTTGTATCGATAAGATGAACGAATTCAAGGACGAAGGCAAGACCATCATCTTCGTCAGTCACTCGCTCTCGCAAATCAAGAGTTTCTGTGAGCGTGTCGTCTGGCTCGAATACGGTCAAGTTCGACTCGACGGGACGACGAAGGATGTCTTACCAGAATATAAGAAGTTCCTCGCAGAATATAAGAAATGGTCAAAAGAGGAACAACATCAGTACCGTCGCGATCGCTTGAAGGAACAAGCAGCAAATGCGCGGTCCGGAAAAGAAAACGTCGATGCTGACGTCAACGTAAAACATCCTGGCTGGATTTTATCAGGTCTCGGATTACTCGCGATTGCAGCAGGTAGTTTGATGGTCATTGACGAGACACCGTCTTTGACGAATCTTAGCGACGCAATCATGAAGTTCTTCTAA
- a CDS encoding ABC transporter permease: MRSIIREQVDNFPLIRRLARYEIKSAHAEQRLGLLWELLNPGLQIFIYWFVFGVGLRGNKDVDGNIPFIVWLLCGIVVWFFINDALLRGSNSINSRLAMVTKMRFPMSAIPSYVILSRMYQHFAMLAIVIVVIIANGIPITWKLLQLPYYMIATYIFVYAFSLCFSTLVTLVKDIQLFLQSMMRMLFYMTPILWNIERFPDVLHGVLRLNPVYYLVEGYRASLLGGHWVWQEWPTGLYFWSVTLLLFSAGTFLHIKFRKSFTELV, from the coding sequence ATGAGAAGTATCATCCGGGAACAGGTCGATAATTTCCCCCTGATTCGCCGGTTGGCGCGATATGAAATCAAATCAGCGCATGCAGAGCAGCGCCTTGGCCTTTTATGGGAGCTCCTCAATCCCGGTCTCCAAATCTTCATCTACTGGTTCGTCTTCGGGGTCGGTCTTCGCGGAAATAAGGACGTCGATGGAAACATTCCGTTCATCGTCTGGCTCCTTTGCGGAATCGTCGTCTGGTTCTTCATCAACGATGCGTTGCTTCGGGGATCGAATTCGATCAACAGCCGTCTCGCAATGGTAACAAAGATGCGTTTCCCGATGAGTGCGATTCCATCGTATGTCATCTTGTCACGGATGTATCAACATTTTGCGATGCTTGCCATTGTCATCGTCGTCATCATTGCAAACGGCATCCCGATCACATGGAAACTGCTTCAATTGCCGTATTATATGATTGCCACATACATTTTCGTCTATGCATTCTCGCTTTGCTTTTCGACACTCGTCACACTCGTCAAGGACATCCAGCTCTTCTTGCAATCGATGATGCGGATGCTCTTTTATATGACACCGATCCTTTGGAACATCGAGCGGTTCCCGGACGTCTTGCATGGTGTCCTCCGCTTGAATCCAGTCTACTATCTCGTCGAGGGATACCGGGCGAGCTTGCTCGGCGGACATTGGGTCTGGCAAGAATGGCCAACGGGTCTGTACTTCTGGAGTGTCACGCTCCTCTTATTCTCAGCCGGAACGTTCTTGCACATCAAGTTCCGTAAATCATTCACTGAGCTCGTTTAA
- a CDS encoding 5'-nucleotidase C-terminal domain-containing protein → MYKSKPLYAAAVAVALTTSAIVPVAQTTVSAATHVKVKTVKLKSLVFTKGAPVKLPATYKGEKITWKSYDRHAFNRYQTVKGTYGKKKNPIEVKIYIQNYAVKFVEKVADQTIYVDQKPELPKTLAVLYATGRIYDKPVRWSKVDTSEAGVKYAVASYTRLGKTITLKAKITVLDVNTDDFSIGLMHTNDTHANLDKTPKRATVIKELRAAYRAEGKPSLLLDAGDVFSGTLYFNKFLGQADLELMNYMKYDMMTFGNHEFDLGDTDNNIALKNFVTAAKFPFITANVDFSKNKSFNGLQKKTITAGPERGKIYQGIIKEYKGQKIGFFGLTTEETKDIASPGTVAFANYIDSAKAAVKKLEDRGVNKIVALTHIGFDDNEAIDNDQLLARNVDGIDVIVGGHSHTKLEKPVVVDETVVPGKAEPTIIAQAYQYGDFLGNLDLTFDYKGKLTEYNGSLIDVSTAKEDVRAAEILKPYADQIAELKNEEVGANIVNALPNPRGEISVRNSETALGNLITDGMLKKAKEYNKDTVIAMQNGGGIRAAIDAGPLTVGEVLTTLPFGNTLATAKMTGEEIKNLLEISVGVAPKENGGFLHVSGMKFEYDSTKTAGERVTKIEVNNNGTFEVIDPAKTYVIATNAFTAKGGDGLTPFATAYKEGRVTDLGLSDWENLRDFTKSLGEVNYKIEGRIVDTSKLPN, encoded by the coding sequence ATGTACAAATCAAAACCGCTTTACGCGGCAGCTGTGGCTGTCGCCCTGACGACATCGGCAATCGTGCCGGTTGCCCAAACGACAGTTTCGGCTGCAACGCATGTCAAAGTCAAAACGGTCAAACTCAAGTCACTCGTCTTCACGAAAGGTGCTCCGGTCAAACTCCCTGCTACATATAAAGGTGAGAAGATCACATGGAAATCTTACGATCGCCATGCGTTCAACCGTTACCAAACGGTCAAAGGCACATACGGTAAGAAAAAGAATCCAATCGAAGTCAAGATCTACATCCAGAACTATGCAGTGAAGTTCGTCGAGAAAGTCGCGGATCAAACGATTTACGTTGATCAAAAGCCAGAATTGCCAAAAACATTGGCTGTTCTCTACGCGACAGGTCGTATCTATGACAAACCAGTCCGTTGGTCGAAGGTCGATACGAGCGAAGCGGGTGTAAAATATGCGGTCGCAAGTTATACACGCCTCGGAAAGACAATTACATTAAAAGCAAAAATCACAGTTCTCGACGTCAACACGGATGACTTCTCGATCGGTTTGATGCACACGAACGATACGCACGCGAACCTCGATAAGACACCAAAACGTGCGACAGTCATCAAAGAACTTCGCGCAGCTTACCGTGCAGAAGGTAAACCATCGCTTCTCTTAGATGCAGGTGACGTCTTCTCTGGAACACTCTACTTCAACAAGTTCCTCGGTCAAGCAGATCTTGAACTGATGAACTACATGAAATACGACATGATGACATTCGGTAACCACGAGTTCGATCTTGGGGATACTGACAATAACATCGCCTTGAAAAACTTCGTCACGGCTGCAAAATTCCCGTTCATCACGGCGAACGTCGATTTCAGCAAAAATAAGTCGTTCAATGGTCTACAAAAGAAAACAATCACTGCAGGACCGGAGCGTGGCAAGATTTATCAAGGCATCATCAAGGAATACAAAGGTCAAAAAATCGGTTTCTTCGGTCTGACGACAGAAGAGACGAAAGATATCGCAAGCCCAGGTACGGTTGCGTTTGCAAACTATATTGATAGTGCTAAAGCTGCTGTCAAAAAGCTTGAAGATCGTGGCGTTAATAAAATCGTTGCGTTGACACACATCGGTTTTGATGACAATGAAGCAATCGATAACGATCAATTGCTTGCACGTAATGTTGACGGGATTGATGTTATCGTCGGCGGTCACTCGCACACGAAACTTGAAAAACCGGTCGTCGTTGATGAGACGGTCGTTCCAGGCAAAGCAGAACCGACAATCATCGCTCAAGCCTACCAATACGGTGATTTCCTCGGAAATCTTGACTTGACGTTCGACTACAAAGGAAAATTGACTGAGTATAACGGTTCATTGATTGATGTTTCTACAGCAAAAGAAGATGTGCGTGCGGCTGAAATCCTTAAGCCATATGCGGATCAAATCGCTGAGTTGAAAAACGAAGAAGTCGGTGCGAATATCGTTAATGCCCTTCCAAACCCACGCGGCGAAATCAGTGTCCGCAACAGTGAAACGGCTCTTGGAAACTTGATCACGGATGGTATGCTCAAAAAAGCTAAAGAATACAATAAGGACACAGTCATCGCGATGCAAAACGGTGGAGGGATCCGTGCTGCCATCGATGCCGGACCACTTACTGTCGGTGAAGTCTTAACGACGCTTCCATTCGGTAACACGCTCGCGACAGCGAAGATGACCGGTGAAGAAATCAAGAATCTTCTTGAAATCAGTGTTGGGGTTGCGCCAAAAGAAAACGGTGGTTTCCTCCACGTCTCGGGTATGAAGTTCGAATACGACAGCACGAAAACAGCTGGAGAGCGCGTCACGAAGATCGAAGTCAACAACAATGGTACATTCGAAGTCATCGATCCAGCGAAGACATATGTCATCGCAACGAATGCCTTCACGGCTAAAGGCGGCGATGGTCTCACACCATTCGCGACGGCTTATAAAGAAGGTCGTGTCACGGACCTCGGTCTCTCTGACTGGGAAAACCTACGTGATTTCACGAAATCACTCGGCGAAGTCAATTACAAGATCGAAGGTCGTATCGTCGACACATCAAAATTACCAAACTAA
- a CDS encoding ankyrin repeat domain-containing protein, translating to MEQETNERIDPAQRIRKAVTRKETAYFSLLLGVAILTVGGIIGLVFETGESGIYAMFTLVILLLLLWLRQWRRVSRIRSEGVRLSAKQFPELFEQIGMHTEQLQLWRIPEIYFQNDVKRPYVIGLFQKYLIVLPTSYLELTEVRRFQLLLELARIKRNHQEKQVLLWIGSWVPFLRPAYTRACERTRYQMVLPLVSNQCARQAIFEDILGPTLLATTDIVSYTAEKRQQRTFSVLLYEKLQTNLSMLERLRLTGEPLDQPRPFLRYSQGIIITLSVLTVMFFVSAGAGILLNEAGTQMAASNDTATAKTNDKDLNETELMAAIQKGKLEDIHRLIPESDMKAVDADGDTALHYLGYRKSSKGLESIFKELLEAGSDVDAVNDFGERPFITAVFSNNDELVDLYLKRGEKINQQDDDQFTPLHHAVEGEGKQTVKLLLERGADPSIKNADGFTPLMMAQEYELDEIIDLLKQHSAQTL from the coding sequence ATGGAGCAGGAGACGAATGAACGAATCGATCCCGCACAACGGATCAGGAAAGCAGTGACACGAAAAGAGACCGCTTATTTCAGTTTGTTATTAGGCGTCGCTATTTTGACAGTGGGTGGCATCATCGGCTTAGTATTTGAAACAGGCGAGAGCGGTATTTATGCTATGTTCACGCTAGTGATCCTGCTGTTATTACTCTGGTTACGTCAATGGCGACGAGTATCGCGGATTCGAAGTGAAGGGGTTCGCTTGAGTGCGAAGCAGTTCCCGGAGTTATTCGAGCAAATCGGCATGCATACAGAACAATTGCAGCTGTGGCGGATTCCAGAAATCTATTTCCAGAACGATGTGAAACGACCATATGTCATCGGATTATTTCAAAAATATTTGATCGTCCTTCCGACGTCATATTTGGAATTGACAGAGGTACGACGGTTCCAGTTACTGCTTGAACTTGCACGCATTAAACGAAATCATCAAGAAAAGCAGGTGTTGCTTTGGATCGGAAGCTGGGTTCCATTTTTACGTCCGGCTTACACGCGGGCATGCGAACGGACTCGTTATCAGATGGTTCTACCGCTTGTATCCAACCAGTGTGCCCGGCAAGCGATCTTTGAGGATATTCTCGGACCAACACTTCTTGCGACGACGGATATCGTTTCCTATACAGCGGAGAAGCGTCAGCAACGGACGTTTTCTGTCTTATTGTATGAGAAGCTACAGACCAATCTATCCATGCTGGAACGGCTTCGCTTGACGGGTGAACCGCTCGATCAACCCCGTCCTTTCCTACGTTATAGTCAAGGAATCATCATCACGCTTAGTGTTCTGACGGTCATGTTCTTCGTCAGTGCAGGCGCAGGGATCTTGCTCAACGAAGCGGGAACGCAAATGGCAGCCAGTAACGACACGGCGACGGCAAAAACGAACGATAAGGATTTAAATGAGACGGAATTGATGGCAGCGATTCAAAAAGGAAAGCTCGAAGATATCCATCGCTTGATTCCGGAAAGTGATATGAAAGCAGTCGATGCAGATGGGGATACGGCATTGCATTATCTCGGTTACCGGAAGTCGAGCAAGGGACTTGAATCGATCTTCAAGGAACTGCTAGAAGCAGGGAGTGATGTCGATGCCGTCAATGACTTTGGCGAGCGACCATTCATTACAGCTGTCTTCAGCAATAACGATGAACTCGTCGATCTGTATTTGAAACGAGGCGAGAAAATCAACCAACAAGATGACGATCAGTTCACGCCGCTTCATCATGCTGTCGAGGGTGAGGGGAAACAGACAGTCAAGCTATTGCTCGAGCGCGGTGCCGACCCGTCGATCAAAAATGCGGATGGCTTCACGCCGCTGATGATGGCACAGGAGTATGAACTCGATGAAATCATTGATCTGTTGAAACAACACTCCGCGCAAACGTTATAA
- a CDS encoding VanZ family protein, with protein sequence MRRIPIAAYVGGAILLSLFVFSSMTYQQQSLIPFLTQHMPLDWVYAFSFVSFHYEVPISVASLGPAAFLEFFIRKGMHASLFFILGISLVHFLRGRGYATFPAAFFAFTTAMTIGVLDEFHQLLTGGRTPLVGDVLIDGSGALVGIVLYTVIRLYLKADRIVREQEQQHA encoded by the coding sequence ATGCGCCGTATACCCATTGCTGCTTATGTAGGAGGAGCCATCTTACTTTCCTTATTCGTCTTCAGTTCGATGACGTACCAGCAACAATCCCTGATTCCATTTTTGACGCAACATATGCCGCTCGACTGGGTCTATGCGTTTTCGTTCGTGTCGTTCCATTACGAAGTCCCGATCAGCGTCGCGTCACTCGGACCTGCTGCCTTCCTTGAATTCTTCATTCGGAAAGGCATGCATGCCAGTCTGTTCTTCATCCTCGGGATCAGTCTCGTTCATTTTTTGCGCGGTCGAGGATATGCAACATTCCCAGCTGCCTTCTTTGCTTTCACGACGGCGATGACGATCGGTGTGTTGGATGAGTTTCATCAATTGTTGACGGGCGGACGTACACCACTCGTTGGAGACGTACTGATCGATGGTAGTGGTGCACTCGTCGGAATCGTCTTATACACTGTCATCCGTCTCTATTTGAAAGCTGATCGGATCGTTCGCGAACAAGAACAACAGCACGCATGA
- a CDS encoding fatty acid desaturase translates to MSKEKIAQLRKHVSPFEKADIKASVRQMINTILPFLVLWFLAYEALKLSVFLAIPLAILAAGFVVRMFIIFHDCTHGSFFKNKKANAIVGTITGILTLFPYEKWKREHSIHHASSGNLDKRGVGDIWVMTIEEYIEASRFTRLKYRLYRNPLVMFGLGPLLLILVSSRFNRKDARKKERINTHVINASLVVLYGILIYFIGWQAFLIIQGTTMFTAGVLGIWLFYVQHTFEDSYFEDESEWDYVKAAIEGSSYYELPKVLQWVTGNIGFHHVHHLSPRVPNYHLEKAHVSTPPLQKATKIGLFSSLKSLRYKLYDAKNKTFVTFQDIKHLLREPKPSSL, encoded by the coding sequence ATGAGTAAAGAAAAGATTGCCCAGCTGCGCAAACATGTATCGCCGTTTGAGAAGGCGGACATTAAAGCCAGCGTCCGGCAGATGATCAACACGATTCTGCCATTTCTCGTCCTATGGTTTCTGGCATATGAGGCCCTGAAGCTATCTGTGTTTCTCGCGATCCCACTTGCGATTCTCGCTGCAGGATTCGTCGTCCGGATGTTCATCATCTTCCATGATTGTACCCATGGTTCATTCTTTAAAAATAAGAAGGCGAACGCCATCGTCGGAACGATCACTGGGATTTTGACGTTATTCCCGTATGAGAAATGGAAACGGGAGCACTCGATCCACCACGCATCAAGTGGGAATCTCGATAAGCGCGGTGTCGGTGACATCTGGGTCATGACGATTGAGGAGTATATCGAAGCATCACGCTTTACACGTCTCAAGTATCGTCTGTACCGGAATCCACTCGTCATGTTTGGTCTTGGACCACTCTTGTTGATTCTTGTCTCGAGCCGCTTCAACCGGAAGGATGCTCGGAAAAAAGAACGAATCAACACACATGTCATCAATGCGTCGCTCGTCGTCTTATACGGTATCCTGATCTACTTCATCGGCTGGCAAGCCTTCCTGATCATCCAAGGCACGACGATGTTCACAGCAGGTGTCCTCGGAATCTGGTTATTCTACGTCCAGCATACGTTCGAAGATTCGTACTTTGAGGATGAGAGCGAATGGGATTACGTCAAGGCAGCAATTGAAGGTAGTTCGTATTACGAATTACCGAAGGTCTTACAATGGGTAACCGGAAACATTGGATTCCATCATGTTCACCATCTCAGTCCACGTGTCCCGAATTATCATCTTGAAAAAGCACATGTCTCGACGCCACCACTTCAGAAGGCGACGAAGATCGGTCTCTTCTCAAGTCTGAAATCGCTTCGGTATAAGCTATACGATGCGAAAAACAAAACGTTCGTGACGTTCCAAGATATCAAACACCTCTTACGCGAGCCGAAACCGTCATCGTTGTAA